In Bacteroidota bacterium, a single window of DNA contains:
- the ubiE gene encoding bifunctional demethylmenaquinone methyltransferase/2-methoxy-6-polyprenyl-1,4-benzoquinol methylase UbiE, with product MAIVDSAGKKEQVRRMFNDIAPKYDFLNHFLSLGIDRCWRKRLVRTLKKLHPATILDVATGTGDLAIAALKTGAHKITGVDISAQMLEVGRKKLIRKKLDDRIELIEGDSEALPFADADFDAVMVAFGVRNFGDLEQGLREMARVTKPNGAVFILEFSKPRLFPFKQLYNFYFRYILPFFGRLVSGHRQAYTYLPDSVLVFPDGINFLDKMKRCGYNNVKQHRLTFGIATIYSGSKT from the coding sequence ATGGCCATAGTCGATTCCGCAGGAAAGAAAGAGCAAGTGCGTCGTATGTTTAATGACATTGCGCCCAAATATGATTTTCTGAATCATTTCCTTTCCTTAGGGATTGACCGCTGCTGGCGCAAAAGATTGGTACGTACGTTGAAAAAACTGCATCCTGCAACCATCCTTGATGTAGCTACCGGCACCGGCGACCTCGCCATTGCAGCTCTTAAAACCGGTGCCCATAAAATTACAGGCGTTGATATTTCAGCTCAGATGCTTGAAGTGGGACGAAAAAAACTCATCCGTAAAAAACTGGACGACAGAATTGAACTTATTGAGGGCGACAGCGAAGCGCTTCCGTTTGCTGACGCCGACTTTGATGCCGTGATGGTTGCATTTGGTGTCCGTAATTTTGGTGATCTGGAGCAAGGACTGCGCGAAATGGCGCGCGTAACAAAGCCGAATGGCGCTGTTTTTATTCTCGAATTTTCAAAACCACGCTTATTCCCGTTTAAACAACTCTATAATTTTTATTTCCGATACATCCTTCCTTTTTTTGGTCGACTCGTTTCCGGACACCGCCAGGCATATACCTATTTGCCTGATTCTGTGTTGGTTTTCCCCGACGGGATAAATTTTCTCGATAAAATGAAACGTTGCGGCTATAATAACGTAAAACAACATCGCCTGACTTTCGGTATTGCAACCATTTATTCGGGAAGCAAAACGTAA
- a CDS encoding pyridoxal phosphate-dependent aminotransferase codes for MKILSDRINNLSESETLAMTQRSRELKAKGFDVINLSIGEPDFNTPERIKQAGKEGIDKNFTHYTPVSGYLDLREAICTKLKRDNNLNFTPDQIVVSNGAKQSIANVMLSLVNPGDEVIVPAPYWVSYKELVKLAEGVSVVIPGTIENNFKITPAQLEQAITPKTKVFIFSSPCNPTGSVYSKDELHALAEVFARNKHVFIIADEIYEYINFTGKTESIARFTAIKDQVIIVNGVSKGYAMTGWRIGYIAAPKIIAKACDKMQGQITSAPSSIAQRAALEALLTAPDALKELGVMLQAFHERRDLLIELLKEIPNIKTNIPEGAFYVFPDVSWYYGKSDGTTLVKDGSDLSFYLLDKVHVALVPGSAFGDPNCIRISYATSDSQLIEAARRIKEALACLK; via the coding sequence ATGAAAATATTATCAGACAGGATAAATAATCTGAGCGAATCTGAAACTCTTGCCATGACCCAACGCAGCCGGGAACTGAAAGCGAAAGGGTTTGATGTAATAAATCTCAGCATCGGAGAACCCGATTTCAATACTCCTGAAAGAATTAAACAGGCAGGCAAAGAGGGTATTGACAAGAATTTTACACACTATACTCCCGTATCAGGTTATCTTGATTTACGTGAGGCAATTTGCACCAAGCTTAAAAGGGATAATAATCTGAATTTTACACCCGACCAGATTGTGGTGTCTAACGGTGCCAAGCAATCCATTGCCAATGTGATGCTTTCTTTGGTAAATCCGGGCGACGAAGTTATTGTACCTGCACCATATTGGGTATCATACAAGGAATTGGTGAAGCTTGCCGAAGGCGTTTCCGTAGTGATTCCGGGAACTATTGAAAATAATTTTAAAATTACACCGGCTCAGTTAGAGCAGGCAATCACTCCGAAAACTAAAGTTTTTATTTTTAGCAGTCCTTGCAATCCTACGGGCTCCGTGTATTCAAAAGATGAACTGCATGCCCTTGCCGAAGTTTTTGCACGCAACAAACATGTGTTTATTATAGCCGATGAAATTTATGAATACATAAATTTTACAGGCAAAACAGAAAGTATTGCACGCTTTACCGCGATAAAAGATCAGGTTATTATTGTAAACGGCGTTTCAAAAGGATATGCCATGACGGGCTGGCGCATTGGTTATATTGCCGCACCTAAAATCATTGCCAAGGCCTGTGATAAAATGCAGGGTCAAATTACTTCTGCTCCAAGCAGCATTGCTCAAAGAGCCGCACTTGAAGCACTTCTCACAGCGCCTGATGCATTAAAAGAGTTGGGCGTCATGCTGCAGGCTTTTCACGAAAGACGCGACCTGCTGATTGAGCTTCTTAAAGAAATTCCTAACATTAAAACAAATATTCCTGAAGGCGCATTCTATGTGTTTCCTGATGTAAGTTGGTACTATGGAAAATCAGATGGAACAACATTGGTAAAAGATGGTTCAGATCTTTCATTTTACTTGTTAGACAAAGTACACGTAGCTCTGGTACCCGGCTCGGCTTTTGGCGATCCGAACTGCATTCGGATATCATATGCCACGTCAGACAGTCAGTTGATTGAAGCAGCGCGCAGGATAAAGGAAGCGTTGGCCTGCCTTAAATAA
- the arfB gene encoding alternative ribosome rescue aminoacyl-tRNA hydrolase ArfB, whose product MDLQPLLLNITYRTSRSSGSGGQNVNKVSTRVELLFDLGACAILSDSDKQKISLKLKNRINSDGILRIVSQKERTQLGNKKVVTAKFFNIIENCLKPVKRRRATQVPEAEKETRIREKKIKSVIKENRRKIE is encoded by the coding sequence ATGGACTTACAGCCACTTTTATTAAATATTACGTATAGAACTTCACGGAGCTCGGGCAGTGGCGGGCAAAATGTTAACAAGGTTTCTACTCGGGTAGAATTATTATTTGACCTTGGTGCTTGTGCCATTCTCAGCGATTCCGATAAACAAAAAATTTCTTTGAAACTGAAAAACAGGATAAATTCAGACGGAATTCTTCGAATTGTGTCTCAAAAGGAGCGAACGCAGCTTGGAAATAAAAAGGTAGTTACCGCAAAGTTTTTCAATATTATTGAAAATTGCCTGAAACCGGTCAAAAGACGTCGGGCTACTCAGGTTCCCGAAGCTGAGAAAGAAACAAGGATACGCGAAAAAAAGATAAAGAGTGTGATAAAAGAAAACAGAAGAAAAATAGAATAA
- a CDS encoding M48 family metalloprotease, with the protein MKTMYKSFLFLVMFSSFFAMSCKKEGKVGKDNSLNIFSLADDISLGKQVVAQIDADPAQYPQLDEASYPEAYTHIRGIRDKILNSGLVSYKDQFEWRVKIIHRDDVLNAFAVPGGYMYFYTGLIKFLDNEAQFAGVMAHEMAHAARRHSTDQLTKTYGIELLLAIILGDNPSQAAQIAAGLAEGLSSLAFSRADENEADEYAVKYLYVTEYNAPSLADFFTKLGNESTVPVFLSTHPSPDNRITHINEVWQGLGGASGQLLETEYAQFKASLP; encoded by the coding sequence ATGAAAACAATGTATAAATCCTTCCTTTTTTTAGTAATGTTCAGTTCATTTTTTGCAATGAGCTGCAAAAAAGAAGGCAAAGTAGGTAAAGACAACAGTCTGAATATTTTTTCTCTTGCGGATGATATCAGTCTTGGGAAGCAAGTAGTTGCACAAATAGACGCAGATCCTGCACAGTATCCGCAGCTGGATGAGGCATCGTATCCTGAGGCCTATACACATATACGCGGCATACGCGATAAAATTCTGAACTCAGGTCTGGTGAGTTATAAAGATCAGTTTGAATGGAGGGTTAAAATAATTCATCGAGACGATGTATTGAATGCATTTGCAGTTCCCGGTGGGTATATGTATTTCTATACAGGATTAATAAAATTTCTGGATAATGAAGCTCAGTTTGCCGGTGTTATGGCGCACGAAATGGCTCATGCGGCTCGCCGCCATTCGACCGACCAGCTGACAAAAACATATGGAATTGAGCTGTTACTTGCCATTATACTGGGCGATAACCCAAGTCAGGCTGCGCAAATAGCTGCCGGACTTGCAGAAGGATTATCTTCTCTGGCATTCAGCCGTGCCGATGAAAACGAAGCAGATGAATATGCCGTGAAATACCTGTATGTAACAGAATACAATGCTCCGAGTCTTGCCGATTTCTTTACAAAACTGGGAAATGAATCAACGGTACCGGTATTTTTGAGCACCCATCCTTCGCCCGACAATCGTATAACTCACATTAATGAAGTATGGCAGGGTTTGGGGGGCGCATCAGGTCAACTTCTTGAAACCGAATACGCGCAGTTCAAGGCAAGTTTGCCATAG
- a CDS encoding bifunctional ADP-heptose synthase: protein MLTKDNLPGLFDSFSKLKVLVIGDVMIDSYLWGKVDRISPEAPVPVVTVNNRENRLGGAANVALNIQSLGAFPIMCSVIGDDQKGEQFICLMKERGLSTAGIVRCSSRITTTKFRIIGNNTQMLRVDEEVTSDLTEDETKGITQTIFSLLDSEKPHVILFEDYDKGVISASLIHAVVSKARRMNIPVVVDPKKRNFNHYIDITLFKPNLKEMKEGLKLDAMNTDMNTLSRVSASLQAKQNIDILLITLAEKGVLVSYRDFKRKYIPELIPAEIRNIADVSGAGDTVISTAAICLALGMEPLDIAFLSNLAGGLVCEEVGVVPVNKEKLFAETMARLPDVHNSIA, encoded by the coding sequence ATGCTAACAAAAGATAATCTTCCGGGCTTGTTTGATTCATTCAGCAAACTTAAGGTATTGGTAATTGGCGACGTAATGATTGATTCTTACCTGTGGGGTAAAGTTGATCGTATTTCACCCGAAGCACCCGTGCCGGTAGTTACTGTCAACAACCGCGAAAACAGGCTTGGCGGCGCTGCCAATGTTGCTTTGAATATTCAGTCACTGGGCGCATTCCCTATCATGTGCTCTGTCATAGGTGATGACCAGAAAGGAGAGCAGTTTATTTGCCTGATGAAGGAACGGGGCTTATCAACTGCCGGAATAGTCCGCTGCAGCAGTCGTATCACAACCACTAAATTTCGCATTATTGGCAACAACACGCAAATGCTGCGCGTTGATGAAGAAGTAACCTCCGATCTCACTGAGGACGAAACGAAAGGGATTACGCAGACCATCTTTTCGCTGCTTGATTCCGAAAAGCCGCATGTTATTTTATTTGAAGATTACGACAAAGGTGTAATCAGCGCATCGCTCATTCATGCGGTTGTAAGCAAAGCACGACGGATGAATATCCCCGTAGTAGTGGATCCAAAGAAACGAAACTTCAATCATTATATTGATATTACGCTGTTCAAACCCAACCTTAAGGAAATGAAAGAAGGTCTTAAGCTTGATGCGATGAACACTGATATGAATACGCTGTCACGCGTTTCTGCCAGCCTGCAGGCAAAGCAAAACATCGATATTTTGCTGATAACACTTGCCGAAAAAGGTGTTTTGGTGAGCTACCGCGATTTTAAACGTAAATATATACCGGAGCTTATTCCTGCCGAAATTCGCAATATCGCCGATGTTTCAGGTGCAGGCGATACGGTCATTTCAACTGCGGCAATTTGCCTTGCGCTGGGAATGGAGCCACTTGATATTGCTTTCTTATCAAACCTTGCCGGAGGTCTGGTATGTGAAGAAGTAGGAGTAGTGCCCGTTAATAAAGAAAAACTGTTTGCCGAAACCATGGCGCGACTTCCGGATGTTCATAACTCAATAGCCTAA
- a CDS encoding TonB-dependent receptor yields the protein MKKFILIIALLAVPFITLAQKTKISGTVRDATTGETIPGVNVVYAEGKGTVTDISGTFTFTVDKGDYTISVSYVGYMTQTKKVSANENNTTVDFALSTVTLSEVEVVADIAKTRETPVAFTTVLPAKLQEELGSQDLPMVLNSTPGVYATQQGGGDGDSRINIRGFSQRNVAVMIDGIPVNDMENSWVYWSNWFGLDAVTRNVQVQRGLGASKLAIPSVGGTMNIVTSGINSQRLLSAKQEVGSDGYLRSTLAYNSGKLKHGWGVTFAGSYKYTDGNVDEAWSKGWFYYLKVDKIIGKHIISISGLGAPQQHGQRPYKKPIATTSLEYARSLGVDSFPQKYYGLGERYNQAWGYLERYTLNDDKTKTRADVEKLNGYVNYFHKPMITLRDFWQVNEKLYISNIAYTSLGFGGGTSPKNTVAENNLDARGQVNWQSYYDGNLGPFSINPTYSKTEHIASQYIKSSVNNHVWYGLLSTINWKISKTFDFAGGIDLRSYRGSHFEQIRDLLGGDYVIENVGLTQGDNNSDSKTMHRVGDKTNYYYDGIVRWGGGFVQAEMKAGNWSAFLNVSGSYSGFKKIDYFAKKVIKEGDSLLKVGYSDTIQYNGKTFTRETPGLKYQESDWKWIPSYTIKGGVNYNLTESMNIFANLGYLTKARDFRYIYERNSINLIKNIRSEVVEAAELGYSVNMRKFAANLNGYYTIWKNKAVNPITTLVEGDNVTGEIPGIDARHMGVELDVLVKPLNWLEVQGLASLGDWIWTSVVKGVELYDSYQKLRGTMDFNAKGIHVDDAAQTQYAGSIRVTPAKGFYLKGQFTYFSRYYSAFAAESLNGSPETLDANGNQKDSWMIPAYYLVDAHAGYSFKVNKIRYAVRVSVLNLLDKLYISDAANNDTYNIPAFNDFDAKSASVFFGIGRRYTASFEVNF from the coding sequence ATGAAAAAATTTATCCTTATTATAGCCCTGCTGGCTGTTCCTTTTATTACGCTTGCCCAGAAAACAAAAATTTCAGGCACTGTGCGTGACGCTACCACCGGTGAAACCATTCCCGGAGTAAATGTAGTATATGCCGAAGGTAAAGGAACGGTAACCGACATCAGCGGAACCTTCACTTTTACGGTGGATAAAGGCGATTATACTATCAGCGTTTCGTATGTCGGTTATATGACTCAAACCAAAAAAGTCAGTGCGAATGAAAACAATACAACCGTTGATTTCGCGCTCAGCACAGTAACCCTTTCCGAAGTAGAAGTTGTGGCAGATATTGCTAAAACGCGTGAAACACCGGTAGCATTTACTACCGTTCTTCCGGCAAAACTCCAGGAAGAGCTCGGTTCGCAGGATTTACCCATGGTGCTTAACAGCACTCCCGGCGTGTATGCCACGCAGCAGGGCGGTGGCGACGGCGACTCGCGTATCAATATCCGCGGATTCAGCCAGCGCAACGTTGCCGTGATGATAGACGGTATTCCGGTAAACGATATGGAAAATTCATGGGTGTACTGGTCGAACTGGTTCGGGCTGGATGCTGTTACACGAAATGTACAAGTGCAGCGCGGTTTAGGCGCTTCCAAACTCGCTATCCCTTCAGTTGGCGGAACAATGAATATTGTAACCAGCGGCATTAACAGCCAGCGATTACTGAGCGCCAAACAAGAAGTGGGCAGCGACGGTTATCTTCGTTCAACGCTGGCGTATAATTCAGGCAAACTGAAACACGGCTGGGGCGTTACTTTTGCCGGTTCTTATAAATACACTGACGGCAATGTTGACGAAGCCTGGTCGAAAGGATGGTTCTATTATCTTAAGGTAGATAAAATCATAGGTAAACATATTATCAGCATCAGTGGACTGGGCGCTCCACAGCAACATGGTCAAAGACCTTATAAAAAACCGATCGCCACCACCAGTCTAGAATATGCACGCTCACTGGGTGTCGACAGCTTTCCTCAAAAATATTATGGTTTGGGTGAACGGTATAACCAGGCCTGGGGATACCTTGAACGTTACACGCTGAATGATGATAAAACGAAAACACGCGCCGATGTTGAGAAACTGAACGGTTACGTGAATTATTTTCACAAACCCATGATAACCCTGCGCGATTTCTGGCAGGTGAACGAAAAATTGTACATCTCGAATATAGCATACACCTCTCTTGGTTTTGGAGGAGGTACATCACCCAAGAATACTGTTGCAGAAAATAATCTGGACGCACGCGGACAGGTTAACTGGCAAAGTTATTATGACGGCAACCTCGGTCCGTTCTCAATAAATCCGACTTACAGTAAAACGGAGCACATAGCTTCGCAATACATAAAAAGTTCGGTAAACAATCATGTTTGGTATGGCTTACTTTCAACTATCAACTGGAAAATCAGTAAAACATTTGATTTCGCCGGTGGCATTGACCTTCGCAGTTACAGAGGTAGCCATTTTGAACAAATCCGCGACTTGCTTGGCGGTGATTATGTAATTGAAAACGTTGGTTTGACTCAGGGTGATAATAACAGCGATTCAAAAACGATGCACCGCGTCGGCGACAAGACCAATTATTATTACGACGGCATTGTACGCTGGGGTGGTGGCTTTGTTCAGGCGGAAATGAAAGCCGGTAACTGGAGCGCATTTTTAAATGTAAGCGGTTCGTACAGCGGGTTTAAGAAAATTGATTATTTCGCTAAAAAAGTAATCAAAGAAGGCGACTCACTGTTAAAGGTTGGATATAGCGACACCATTCAATACAACGGCAAGACGTTTACACGGGAAACTCCCGGGTTAAAATATCAGGAATCGGACTGGAAATGGATTCCAAGCTATACTATCAAAGGCGGTGTAAACTACAATCTCACCGAATCCATGAATATTTTTGCAAACCTTGGCTATCTGACGAAAGCCCGCGATTTCAGATATATTTATGAGCGGAATTCCATCAATTTAATTAAAAATATACGAAGTGAAGTTGTTGAAGCTGCCGAGCTTGGCTACAGTGTGAATATGCGGAAGTTTGCTGCAAATCTGAACGGTTATTACACGATCTGGAAAAACAAAGCCGTGAACCCGATTACTACATTAGTTGAAGGCGATAATGTAACCGGCGAAATTCCCGGAATTGATGCACGCCATATGGGTGTTGAACTTGATGTGCTTGTTAAACCACTCAACTGGCTTGAAGTGCAGGGACTCGCATCATTGGGCGACTGGATCTGGACATCTGTTGTAAAAGGCGTAGAACTTTACGACAGCTATCAGAAACTTCGCGGCACCATGGACTTCAACGCTAAGGGCATTCATGTTGACGATGCAGCGCAGACTCAATATGCAGGCAGTATCCGCGTTACACCCGCTAAAGGATTTTACCTCAAAGGACAATTCACTTATTTCAGTCGTTATTACTCGGCTTTTGCAGCGGAATCATTGAACGGTTCGCCTGAAACCCTCGACGCAAACGGCAATCAGAAAGATTCGTGGATGATTCCCGCCTATTACCTGGTGGATGCACATGCAGGCTATAGTTTTAAAGTGAACAAGATTCGTTACGCAGTGCGCGTGAGTGTGCTTAATCTGCTTGATAAATTATACATTTCGGATGCCGCCAATAACGACACGTATAACATTCCCGCATTCAATGATTTTGATGCAAAAAGTGCAAGCGTTTTCTTTGGAATAGGCAGAAGATATACGGCATCTTTTGAAGTCAATTTTTAG
- a CDS encoding lamin tail domain-containing protein: MKRTLLIVSALLMAMFANAQSCTEFFFSEYVEGTSQNKAMEIYNPTAAPKNLSGYFLNRYSNGGSTVAESLALSGIVPAYGTWVVTNGQLDSNSYGFIDSVLYNMGNQHGSGVHGTDPLYYNGNDAITLEMTGGVIVDVFGHVGAPDPGSGWYDQPGPNGDYTTTYDYLAWSVNHTLIRKPTVLAGITTNPTPFIVNLEWDSLPENTWSHLGSHTCNCNPNAVKQYDNNHQVYFFPNPVINKELTIKGNAVIGSVEIYNVIGDRVLSRKNTGTRADMILRLDALTPGVYVVKTTFSDNSLVTRKIVVE, encoded by the coding sequence ATGAAAAGAACACTACTTATTGTATCGGCGCTTCTGATGGCAATGTTTGCTAACGCACAGAGCTGTACAGAATTTTTCTTCTCGGAATACGTAGAAGGCACATCACAAAACAAAGCCATGGAAATATACAATCCCACGGCTGCCCCAAAAAATCTATCGGGCTATTTCCTGAATCGCTACTCAAACGGTGGTTCTACAGTTGCAGAATCTCTCGCACTTTCAGGCATTGTACCGGCTTACGGCACCTGGGTGGTGACCAACGGACAGCTTGATTCAAACTCCTACGGTTTTATTGATTCCGTACTTTACAACATGGGAAACCAGCATGGTAGCGGTGTTCATGGCACCGACCCTTTGTACTACAATGGGAATGATGCAATTACCCTTGAAATGACCGGTGGTGTTATTGTTGACGTTTTCGGTCATGTCGGAGCTCCCGATCCCGGTTCGGGCTGGTACGATCAACCCGGTCCTAACGGCGACTATACTACTACCTACGATTATCTTGCATGGTCAGTTAATCATACGCTTATCCGTAAACCAACTGTACTAGCCGGCATCACAACGAATCCGACTCCATTTATTGTAAATTTAGAATGGGATTCACTGCCCGAAAACACCTGGTCACATTTGGGCTCACATACCTGCAACTGCAATCCGAACGCCGTGAAACAATACGACAATAATCATCAGGTTTATTTCTTCCCGAATCCGGTTATAAATAAAGAACTGACCATAAAAGGCAATGCAGTGATTGGTTCTGTAGAAATCTATAACGTTATCGGCGACAGGGTGCTTTCACGCAAAAACACCGGCACCAGAGCAGATATGATTCTCAGGCTGGATGCCCTCACTCCTGGCGTTTATGTGGTTAAAACCACCTTCAGTGACAATAGTCTTGTTACACGGAAAATTGTTGTTGAATAA
- a CDS encoding porin family protein gives MFLALILAALLPFELYAQRHPQIENLPKFDRRVYHFGFILGVNQMNFAVKPVSDLHQFDSLIGITTKPDFGFDIGIVSSLRIADHFNIRFIPTLSFGDRSLEYSVKLKDSIVTTQVKRVESTFMEFPLMLKYKSRRLTNFQVYVVGGAKYVIDMASQADKKNKNLNEAPVKLRKSDYLGEIGTGCDFYLTYFKFGIELKMSYGLRDLLKREDSIYTNSVKRLNSKIFQLSFTFEG, from the coding sequence ATGTTTCTGGCCTTGATTCTTGCGGCGCTGCTGCCGTTTGAATTGTACGCGCAACGACATCCTCAGATTGAGAACCTGCCTAAGTTCGACAGACGTGTGTACCACTTCGGATTTATTCTTGGCGTGAACCAGATGAACTTTGCAGTGAAACCGGTGTCAGATTTACACCAGTTTGATTCATTGATAGGAATAACCACAAAACCCGATTTCGGTTTCGACATCGGTATTGTTTCTTCCCTGCGTATTGCCGACCATTTCAACATTCGTTTCATTCCAACTCTTTCGTTTGGCGATCGCAGTCTCGAATATTCGGTAAAACTGAAGGATTCTATTGTTACCACTCAGGTAAAAAGGGTGGAGTCAACATTTATGGAATTTCCGCTGATGCTGAAATATAAATCGAGACGACTTACCAACTTTCAGGTTTATGTGGTGGGTGGCGCAAAATATGTAATCGATATGGCTTCACAGGCCGATAAGAAAAATAAAAATCTGAATGAAGCGCCCGTTAAACTTCGTAAAAGTGATTACCTCGGCGAAATTGGTACGGGATGCGACTTCTATCTTACGTATTTCAAATTTGGGATAGAACTTAAAATGTCATACGGTCTGCGCGATCTGTTAAAACGCGAAGACAGTATTTACACAAATAGTGTGAAAAGACTCAATTCAAAAATATTCCAGCTATCATTTACCTTCGAAGGCTAG